From the Bacteriovorax sp. Seq25_V genome, one window contains:
- a CDS encoding flagellin: MRINTNYQSMVAQRRLGDVNRHQNVEQTKLSSGSRIFEASFDPSGLAIATGMKARSVSNLQAQRNVNDGVSLLQVAEGTLSVMHSISGRLRELAMQAASDTVNDQDRYVANKEFQQMVQETRRLTASTKFNGNHIINGKGSIYELQVGIDGSAETSRLVYDLQKVLASSNNFGLNGLNILTKEDARRVFQPVDAMIGEVSSSRAKLGSAMVRMESINQNLQIHRENLEASKSKIADADVAESTTNNAKDEIMKNASLALLAQANTRPAAAVKLLG; the protein is encoded by the coding sequence ATGAGAATTAATACTAACTACCAATCTATGGTTGCACAAAGGCGTCTTGGTGACGTTAATAGGCACCAGAATGTGGAACAGACAAAGTTGTCTAGTGGTAGTCGTATATTTGAAGCTTCATTCGATCCATCAGGTTTAGCAATCGCTACAGGAATGAAAGCTAGAAGTGTTTCAAATCTCCAGGCCCAACGAAATGTTAATGATGGTGTCTCTCTTTTACAAGTAGCTGAAGGGACACTTAGTGTTATGCACTCAATTAGTGGAAGACTAAGAGAGCTAGCAATGCAAGCAGCTTCAGACACTGTTAATGATCAAGATCGTTATGTTGCAAATAAAGAATTTCAACAAATGGTTCAAGAAACAAGAAGATTAACAGCATCTACAAAATTTAACGGAAACCACATTATTAATGGGAAAGGTTCAATATATGAACTACAAGTTGGAATCGATGGATCAGCTGAAACAAGCCGTCTTGTATACGATCTACAAAAAGTTTTAGCGTCGTCTAATAATTTTGGACTTAATGGTCTTAATATTTTAACAAAAGAAGATGCAAGAAGAGTATTTCAACCTGTTGATGCAATGATTGGTGAAGTTTCAAGTTCAAGAGCGAAGCTTGGTTCAGCAATGGTTAGAATGGAATCTATTAATCAGAATCTACAGATTCATAGAGAAAACCTTGAAGCATCGAAGTCTAAGATCGCTGATGCTGATGTTGCTGAATCAACTACTAATAATGCAAAAGATGAAATAATGAAGAATGCGTCACTTGCACTTCTGGCACAGGCAAATACGAGACCTGCGGCGGCAGTTAAGCTGCTTGGTTAA
- a CDS encoding ATP-binding protein, translating into MVIESLTTKHKLFRNLTWRIFKRFALVQTIAMALAIILTILVARDRINKVAANNLVSQSRNHVNIFLRYNEINDPRLCNALNDDLIYLALFHATEQYICKSNNFDGVKNQDILRVFDDLKGEDKKLLYNKRLNNDFLYYHSEITFAEKAYSVYMIFNAEKIFQFLVKTNNSILIYIFPIFIISTLLSLFGAMKMANPLRSILSKIISFSNIYTKDNLISEIENSTQSEWEIIERSIDESEYTNRKLLSNLKKESSKFYTLLESISDSILAIDSKGKILFANNAFVSSFSKRTTKVDNLNYIDVIRNHDLMKFIESSLTSDSYSFSAEFAIEISEGKKKYFYINTNPLKDTAGNSYGIVCIFHDLTSLKMAEKMRSDFVANVSHEIRTPLTAIKGYVQTIESIRADYTESEKEILQTIVHNCDRLTSLFNDLLSLSTIEAINEVELSEINLHELTEQSISDTLQSFKDLQVQVNTTFMANEFISNPKMVEQIIINLVSNAIKYNESVSDIKIDLRWEENEHNTFLYIADNGPGIAKEHLPRIFERFYRVDQSRNRNYGGTGLGLAIVKHLVQKLGGKISVTSEVNIGTTFKIQFRKDLVS; encoded by the coding sequence TTGGTTATAGAATCCTTAACGACTAAGCATAAATTATTTCGAAATCTCACCTGGAGAATTTTCAAGCGCTTTGCCCTTGTGCAAACAATAGCGATGGCCTTGGCCATTATTTTAACAATTCTTGTCGCTAGAGATAGAATTAATAAAGTGGCTGCGAATAATCTTGTTTCACAGTCACGTAATCATGTGAATATTTTTTTACGATATAATGAGATCAATGATCCTCGCCTCTGCAATGCACTGAATGATGACCTAATCTACCTTGCCCTCTTTCATGCAACCGAACAGTATATCTGTAAGTCAAATAATTTTGACGGGGTTAAGAATCAAGATATTCTTCGAGTTTTTGATGATTTGAAAGGTGAAGATAAGAAACTACTCTATAACAAAAGACTGAATAATGACTTTCTCTACTATCACTCAGAAATAACTTTTGCGGAAAAGGCTTATTCTGTGTATATGATTTTTAATGCTGAGAAAATTTTTCAATTTCTTGTTAAAACAAATAATTCAATTCTAATTTATATTTTCCCTATCTTTATCATCAGTACTCTACTCTCGTTATTTGGTGCAATGAAGATGGCAAACCCACTACGCTCTATTCTTTCAAAGATTATTTCATTTTCAAATATTTACACCAAAGATAACCTTATCTCTGAGATTGAAAACTCTACTCAATCAGAATGGGAAATTATTGAAAGAAGTATTGATGAGAGTGAGTACACAAACAGAAAACTCCTCTCAAACCTAAAAAAAGAATCGAGTAAGTTCTACACTCTACTCGAATCAATTTCAGACTCTATTCTTGCAATTGACTCAAAGGGAAAAATTCTTTTTGCAAACAATGCTTTTGTTTCTTCTTTTTCAAAAAGAACGACGAAAGTTGATAATTTAAACTATATCGATGTAATCAGAAATCATGATCTAATGAAGTTTATCGAAAGCTCTTTAACTTCTGATAGCTACTCCTTCAGTGCAGAGTTTGCAATTGAGATTTCAGAAGGAAAGAAAAAGTATTTCTACATTAACACCAACCCATTAAAAGACACCGCCGGAAATAGTTACGGAATCGTTTGTATCTTCCATGACCTTACAAGTTTGAAAATGGCAGAAAAAATGAGGAGTGACTTCGTTGCCAATGTTTCGCACGAAATTAGAACTCCACTCACTGCAATTAAAGGCTATGTTCAAACAATAGAATCAATTAGAGCTGATTACACAGAGTCTGAGAAAGAAATTCTTCAAACCATCGTTCACAATTGCGACAGACTTACAAGTTTGTTTAATGATCTTTTAAGCCTTTCAACAATTGAAGCAATCAACGAAGTAGAACTAAGTGAAATCAACCTCCACGAGCTCACAGAACAATCTATCTCAGATACTCTTCAATCATTTAAAGATTTACAAGTTCAGGTAAATACAACATTTATGGCCAATGAGTTTATATCTAATCCAAAGATGGTTGAGCAAATTATCATCAATCTTGTTTCAAATGCCATCAAGTATAATGAGAGTGTTAGCGATATAAAGATTGATCTCAGATGGGAGGAGAATGAGCATAATACATTCCTCTACATTGCTGATAACGGTCCAGGGATTGCTAAAGAACACCTTCCTCGAATTTTTGAAAGATTTTATCGTGTCGATCAATCTCGTAACCGAAACTATGGAGGAACAGGCTTAGGGCTGGCCATCGTAAAGCATCTTGTTCAAAAACTTGGTGGAAAAATTAGTGTTACGAGTGAAGTTAATATTGGGACAACATTTAAGATTCAGTTCAGGAAAGACTTGGTATCTTAA
- a CDS encoding response regulator, whose protein sequence is MSEFSALIVEDENAIANLIKVNLETLGITATIINQGREAITHLQNSTDINYSLIILDRMLPALDGIEICKFIRMYERTKNIPVLMVTALTKPSDIVDGLEAGADDYITKPFDINVLKARVKSLLRRYQPEKEEEKSGSITDPTHGRLSHRGITVDTEQCRVWTGDDEISLTVSEYKLLCTLLERPGKVLTRKYLVETIQGGPIHVTERTIDTHIFGLRKKLNNYSNFIETIRGIGYRILND, encoded by the coding sequence ATGAGCGAGTTTAGTGCACTAATCGTAGAAGATGAAAATGCAATTGCGAACCTTATTAAGGTAAATCTTGAGACTCTAGGAATTACAGCGACAATCATTAATCAAGGTCGAGAAGCCATTACTCATTTACAAAACTCAACAGATATAAATTACTCATTGATTATTCTAGATCGTATGCTACCGGCCCTTGATGGTATCGAAATCTGTAAATTTATAAGAATGTATGAACGGACCAAGAATATACCAGTTCTAATGGTTACGGCGCTAACTAAACCATCTGATATTGTCGACGGCCTAGAAGCCGGAGCAGATGATTATATCACTAAGCCTTTTGACATCAATGTTCTCAAGGCCAGAGTTAAGTCACTTCTTAGAAGATATCAACCCGAGAAAGAAGAAGAGAAGTCAGGCTCAATTACAGATCCGACACATGGAAGACTTAGCCACCGTGGAATCACTGTTGATACTGAGCAATGTCGAGTTTGGACAGGTGATGATGAAATAAGTCTGACAGTTTCGGAATACAAGTTACTCTGCACCCTATTAGAAAGACCTGGAAAAGTATTGACTAGAAAATATCTTGTTGAGACGATTCAAGGAGGACCAATCCATGTGACAGAGAGGACAATCGATACACATATTTTTGGTCTACGAAAGAAGCTAAATAATTACTCAAACTTTATTGAGACAATAAGAGGCATTGGTTATAGAATCCTTAACGACTAA
- the phoU gene encoding phosphate signaling complex protein PhoU codes for MAELNVNFLRKQILEMGALVEKILSFSLVSENSLNDIFSIEDEINKYHKKIDDDVFKYIALKAPHATDLRTALAVMKMNSELERMGDQSVSIKRYNQNLKGTHPLLATLQDEVMQMVKKSLDSFSTSNTNLAADVIKADREVNAIHREIIREYFRKMKEDAHPFEDGFAAMRVAKNLERIGDHSTNICEDVIFLESGHDIRHNPEKKNERV; via the coding sequence ATGGCAGAACTTAATGTTAATTTTTTACGTAAACAAATTCTCGAGATGGGGGCTCTTGTTGAAAAGATCCTAAGCTTTTCACTTGTTAGTGAAAACTCACTCAATGATATTTTCTCGATCGAAGATGAAATTAATAAGTATCACAAGAAAATTGATGATGATGTTTTCAAATATATTGCCCTTAAAGCACCGCATGCCACAGACCTTAGAACAGCCCTTGCTGTTATGAAGATGAACTCAGAACTTGAGCGCATGGGAGATCAGTCTGTAAGTATAAAGAGATACAACCAAAATCTAAAAGGTACTCACCCACTACTTGCAACTCTCCAAGATGAAGTTATGCAGATGGTGAAGAAGAGCTTGGATTCTTTTTCAACATCAAATACAAATCTAGCCGCAGATGTTATCAAAGCGGATAGAGAAGTTAATGCCATTCACCGTGAAATAATTAGAGAATACTTTAGAAAAATGAAAGAAGATGCACACCCATTTGAAGATGGTTTCGCAGCAATGAGAGTGGCCAAGAACCTTGAGAGAATTGGAGATCACTCAACAAATATTTGCGAAGATGTAATTTTCCTTGAATCAGGACATGATATAAGACACAACCCGGAGAAGAAGAATGAGCGAGTTTAG
- the pstB gene encoding phosphate ABC transporter ATP-binding protein PstB: MALKVSNLQAWFGDFHAVKGISLDYEANTINAIIGPSGCGKSTYIRCLNRIHEEVDGAKVSGEVLLGDKNIYAPNMDPVEVRRHIGMVFQKPNPFASMSIFDNVVIGPRLWGERDKNKLEEIAISCLKKAALWNEVKDKLHQDGTSLSGGQQQRLCIARTLATYPPIILMDEPTSALDPIASAKIEDLMTELKKEHTVVIVTHNMQQAARVADNTSFFILGEMVETGPSSEIFTNPKKKQTEDYITGRFG, from the coding sequence ATAGCTTTAAAAGTTTCAAATTTACAGGCATGGTTTGGAGACTTCCATGCAGTTAAAGGTATCTCCCTCGATTATGAGGCTAACACAATCAACGCTATAATTGGCCCATCAGGTTGTGGTAAATCGACATACATTCGTTGTTTAAATCGAATTCATGAAGAAGTTGATGGGGCAAAAGTTAGTGGCGAGGTACTTCTTGGTGATAAGAATATCTACGCGCCTAATATGGATCCCGTTGAAGTTAGACGTCATATTGGGATGGTCTTTCAAAAGCCGAACCCATTTGCTTCTATGTCTATCTTTGACAATGTTGTAATTGGTCCAAGACTTTGGGGAGAAAGAGATAAGAATAAACTTGAAGAGATTGCAATTTCTTGTTTGAAGAAAGCCGCTCTATGGAATGAAGTAAAGGATAAGCTTCATCAAGATGGAACAAGCCTCTCTGGTGGTCAGCAACAACGACTATGTATCGCTAGAACACTAGCAACTTATCCTCCTATTATTTTAATGGATGAGCCTACATCAGCACTTGATCCTATTGCTTCAGCGAAAATTGAAGACCTTATGACCGAGCTTAAGAAAGAACATACAGTAGTTATCGTGACTCACAATATGCAACAAGCAGCAAGGGTCGCAGATAACACGAGTTTCTTTATTCTTGGTGAAATGGTAGAAACAGGACCAAGTTCAGAAATATTTACAAACCCAAAAAAGAAACAAACAGAAGATTACATCACTGGAAGATTTGGATAA
- the pstA gene encoding phosphate ABC transporter permease PstA, whose protein sequence is MQLSSSRKFKNTLFKATLVLSSLIVVIPLFLIFNFLLQKGISSLNFDFIFNAPKPVGEIGGGMKHAFIGTLVMVGMAALIAIPLGTLCGVYLSEYNKGKIAWFLRFTIDLLTGVPSIVIGIFSYLIIVVSMKGFSAFAGSFALSIIILPTITRTTEEILKLIPTHIREAGLALGLPRWKVIYHILLKGSRASLMTGVILSISRAAGETAPLLFTAFGSMYVSYDPREPMASLPVQIYNYAISPYDDWQRQAWAGAFSLILLVLGLNIFARLYFKKNTFLKFFIKKS, encoded by the coding sequence ATGCAACTATCTTCTTCTCGAAAATTTAAAAATACATTATTCAAGGCAACTCTAGTACTTTCTAGTTTAATTGTTGTTATACCGTTATTTTTAATTTTTAATTTCCTACTTCAAAAAGGAATATCTTCTCTAAACTTCGACTTTATCTTTAACGCTCCTAAGCCGGTTGGAGAGATTGGCGGGGGAATGAAGCACGCATTTATTGGTACTCTCGTGATGGTTGGAATGGCCGCATTGATCGCCATTCCTCTTGGAACTCTTTGTGGTGTCTACCTTAGCGAATACAACAAAGGGAAAATAGCCTGGTTTTTAAGATTTACTATTGATCTTTTAACAGGTGTTCCATCTATAGTTATTGGAATTTTCTCTTATCTCATCATCGTTGTTTCCATGAAAGGATTCTCTGCATTTGCGGGGTCATTTGCACTTTCGATAATAATTTTGCCTACAATCACGAGAACGACAGAAGAGATATTAAAACTTATACCTACACATATAAGAGAAGCAGGTCTAGCACTTGGTCTTCCACGATGGAAAGTCATTTATCACATTCTTTTAAAAGGTTCTCGTGCATCTTTAATGACAGGAGTAATCCTTTCGATATCAAGGGCGGCAGGAGAAACGGCACCACTCCTCTTTACTGCTTTTGGAAGTATGTATGTAAGCTATGACCCAAGAGAACCAATGGCGTCTCTCCCAGTACAGATTTATAACTATGCCATCTCTCCATATGATGATTGGCAAAGACAAGCATGGGCCGGGGCATTTAGTTTAATTCTACTTGTACTCGGTCTAAATATTTTTGCAAGACTCTATTTTAAGAAGAATACATTTTTGAAATTCTTCATCAAGAAGTCTTAA